Genomic segment of Sphingopyxis lindanitolerans:
GTGCTCAAGCGGCTCGCGGCCGAGCAGCGCGCGAGTGGCTATCGCCAGCCGCGTTTGCCGGTGCACACCAGCGCGCAGGCGGTGACCGACGAAGGAACGAGCGAGATCGAACTCGTCGACCTGTCGCAAAGCGGCGCGGGTTTCGTCCACGACGGCCATCTGGAGGTCGGCAAGGAACTCGACCTCGTGCTGGCGAGCGGAATCCGCCGCAAGGCGATCGTGCGCTGGTCGCGCGGGACGCGTGGCGGCCTGTGGCTGACCCAACCGCTCGACCGCGCCGACCTCGAAAGTATCCACCGCTTTCAGAATTAGAGCGGGATCAAGCGTGATCGTGCCCCCGCTTTCGCGGGGGAACAGGGTTTTTATTCCGAGAGGATTTTAAGCCGCGCCCTTCACGATTCTGGCCCAGGGGTTGAGGTCGGGTTCGGCGATCTTGGTCAGCCGGTTATGGTCGCGGTGCCGGAACGGTT
This window contains:
- a CDS encoding PilZ domain-containing protein, which gives rise to MKKSLLSNATPQPQTASETDRRGADRYRTVWRIAKVKRDGDVGLWRVRNMSDNGMMLAADVPIAVGEKLEIALSDAVAVRGKVVWSEGGRCGVAFDEEVDVADVLKRLAAEQRASGYRQPRLPVHTSAQAVTDEGTSEIELVDLSQSGAGFVHDGHLEVGKELDLVLASGIRRKAIVRWSRGTRGGLWLTQPLDRADLESIHRFQN